The following are from one region of the Actinoplanes sp. L3-i22 genome:
- a CDS encoding lysophospholipid acyltransferase family protein, producing the protein MSQDEFRDMLPGTAEFRLPEAAPPKKMNGRRPIPEKPDEQVAKLESTAEPTAEPAIEPAVEPEPAAALDVWDRRVANGLAFLRRRLAGAYEVDEFGFDPELTEAVFHPMLRVLYRDWFRTEVFGIENVPAEGPGLVVGNHSGTLALDALMLTVALRESHPRRRHLRLLGADLVFRMPGMSELARAAGATVACNPDAERLMTNDQLVGVFPEGFKGIGKRFSERYKLQRFGRGGFVSAALRTGTPIVPVAIVGAEEIYPILADLKPLARLLGVPYFPVTPTFPLLGPLGLIPLPSKWLIEFCPPIPTAHLTEYADDPLVVYNLADQVRETIQATLHELLQKRPDPFAR; encoded by the coding sequence GTGAGTCAGGATGAATTCCGCGACATGCTGCCCGGTACGGCCGAGTTCCGGCTGCCCGAGGCGGCCCCGCCGAAGAAGATGAACGGCCGGCGCCCGATCCCGGAGAAGCCGGACGAGCAGGTGGCCAAGCTGGAATCGACCGCCGAACCGACCGCCGAGCCGGCGATCGAACCGGCCGTCGAGCCGGAACCGGCCGCCGCCCTGGACGTGTGGGACCGCCGGGTCGCCAACGGCCTGGCCTTCCTGCGCCGCCGGCTGGCCGGGGCGTACGAGGTCGACGAGTTCGGTTTCGACCCGGAGCTGACCGAAGCGGTGTTCCACCCGATGCTGCGGGTGCTCTACCGCGACTGGTTCCGCACCGAGGTGTTCGGCATCGAGAACGTGCCGGCCGAGGGCCCGGGCCTGGTGGTCGGCAACCACTCCGGCACGCTCGCGCTGGACGCGCTGATGCTGACCGTCGCGCTGCGGGAGAGTCACCCGCGCCGCCGGCACCTCCGGCTGCTCGGCGCCGACCTGGTCTTCCGGATGCCGGGGATGAGCGAGCTGGCCCGCGCGGCCGGCGCCACGGTCGCCTGCAACCCGGACGCCGAGCGCCTGATGACCAACGATCAGCTGGTCGGGGTGTTCCCGGAAGGCTTCAAGGGCATCGGCAAGCGGTTCTCCGAGCGGTACAAACTGCAGCGCTTCGGTCGCGGCGGCTTCGTCTCGGCGGCCCTGCGCACCGGTACCCCGATCGTCCCGGTCGCGATCGTCGGCGCCGAGGAGATCTACCCGATCCTCGCCGACCTGAAGCCGCTGGCCCGGCTGCTCGGCGTGCCGTACTTCCCGGTCACGCCGACGTTCCCACTGCTCGGGCCGCTGGGTTTGATCCCGCTGCCGAGCAAGTGGCTGATCGAGTTCTGCCCGCCGATCCCGACCGCACATCTCACCGAGTACGCCGATGATCCACTGGTCGTCTACAACCTCGCCGACCAGGTACGGGAGACCATCCAGGCGACCCTGCACGAGTTGCTGCAGAAACGCCCGGACCCGTTCGCCCGGTGA
- a CDS encoding HAD family hydrolase, translating into MTAKHLVWDWNGTLLDDLHLVVSSTNEAFATVGGRVVEADEHRRAFRRPVAEFYAEMLGRAVDEEEFGRLDRIFHDAYRLGLTDIALAADAMTALKTWPGTQSLLSMWFHSELVPAVDTYGLAGVFARIDGLRTEVGGDLKAGHLARHLAGLGVAGTDVVLIGDSLDDAAAADSVGAGSVLYTGGFTDPVRLRESGRPVADSLVDAVKMAMSL; encoded by the coding sequence GTGACAGCTAAGCACCTGGTCTGGGACTGGAACGGAACCCTTCTCGACGATCTTCACCTGGTCGTGTCGTCGACCAACGAGGCCTTCGCCACGGTCGGCGGGCGCGTGGTCGAGGCGGACGAGCACCGGCGGGCCTTCCGGCGGCCGGTCGCCGAGTTCTACGCCGAGATGCTGGGCCGGGCGGTGGACGAGGAGGAGTTCGGCCGGCTGGACCGGATCTTCCACGACGCGTACCGGCTCGGCCTGACCGACATCGCCCTCGCGGCCGACGCGATGACCGCGCTCAAGACGTGGCCGGGCACGCAGTCGCTGCTCTCCATGTGGTTCCACAGCGAGCTGGTGCCGGCCGTCGACACGTACGGCCTGGCCGGGGTCTTCGCCCGGATCGACGGCCTGCGCACCGAGGTGGGCGGCGACCTGAAGGCCGGCCACCTCGCGCGGCACCTGGCCGGCCTCGGCGTGGCCGGCACCGACGTGGTGCTGATCGGCGACTCGCTGGACGACGCCGCCGCGGCCGACTCGGTCGGCGCCGGCTCGGTGCTCTATACCGGCGGCTTCACCGACCCGGTGCGATTGCGGGAATCGGGCCGTCCGGTGGCCGACTCACTCGTCGACGCGGTGAAGATGGCCATGTCACTCTGA
- a CDS encoding AMP-binding protein gives MCAARKAANQSLVGIRYQGHPLRSGARSNGRAVRYPGRVTFVPDSGVVEEPARDPVAEAAARRPDAAALIADDIVVTWADLDARVTAAAHFVAGRTAPGDRVASVLGNTVDFAVTWFGILRAGRVAVPLNPGYTADEVTHALTDAGCALIVIGQTDELRLGLGDLCVRPEFDSAAPVELPAVAADDLAVLLYTSGTSGRPKAAMLTHGALAANHEQLDRIEPPVIGPDDVVLLAVPFFHAYGLNTGLGSVAHHAATGVLVERFEPAATLRLIADRGVSVVVGVPGMYQAWAQVPGGAEALAGLRTAVCGAAPLDPATAARFRAAAGKSILIGYGLTECSPVLTTTAVSDRGKTGSIGRPLPGVELSLRTRNGLELWRDGTVSPEEDLAELDLAPAVSAGTDPGEIVVRGPNLFAGYWPDAAGGPDPDGWWPTGDIAYADADGDLILVDRIGELILVNGFNVYPAEIERVLDAHPRVVESAVVARPDRQAGQRPHAYVVVEGDPAPSVTELQVHCAARLARFKLPSIELVASLPRSPSGKVRKRELS, from the coding sequence ATGTGCGCTGCGCGAAAAGCCGCGAATCAGTCCTTAGTCGGCATCCGGTATCAAGGTCACCCTCTCCGATCCGGAGCCCGGAGCAACGGACGGGCTGTCCGCTATCCCGGTCGGGTGACGTTTGTGCCAGACTCGGGCGTCGTGGAGGAACCCGCCCGTGACCCGGTCGCCGAGGCCGCTGCCCGCCGCCCGGACGCAGCCGCCCTGATCGCCGATGACATCGTCGTGACCTGGGCGGATCTGGACGCCAGGGTCACCGCGGCGGCTCATTTCGTGGCCGGCCGGACGGCGCCGGGCGACCGCGTCGCATCCGTGCTCGGCAATACCGTGGACTTCGCGGTCACCTGGTTCGGCATCCTGCGGGCGGGCCGGGTCGCGGTTCCGCTCAATCCGGGCTACACCGCCGACGAGGTGACGCACGCGCTCACCGATGCCGGCTGTGCGCTGATCGTCATCGGACAGACCGACGAGTTACGCCTCGGGCTCGGCGATTTGTGCGTCCGTCCGGAGTTCGACAGCGCCGCACCGGTTGAACTCCCGGCGGTCGCCGCGGACGATCTCGCCGTGCTGCTCTACACCTCCGGCACCAGCGGCCGGCCGAAGGCCGCGATGCTCACCCACGGCGCCCTCGCGGCGAACCACGAGCAACTGGACCGGATCGAGCCGCCGGTGATCGGTCCGGACGACGTGGTGCTGCTCGCCGTGCCGTTCTTCCACGCCTACGGGCTGAACACCGGGCTGGGCAGCGTCGCGCACCACGCGGCGACCGGGGTGCTGGTCGAGCGGTTCGAGCCGGCGGCCACGCTGCGGTTGATCGCGGACCGTGGAGTGTCCGTCGTGGTCGGCGTTCCGGGGATGTATCAGGCCTGGGCCCAGGTGCCGGGCGGGGCCGAGGCGCTGGCCGGCCTGCGGACCGCGGTGTGCGGCGCGGCGCCGCTGGACCCGGCGACCGCGGCGCGCTTCCGGGCCGCGGCCGGCAAGAGCATCCTGATCGGGTACGGGTTGACCGAGTGCTCCCCGGTGCTCACCACCACGGCGGTCAGCGACCGGGGCAAGACCGGCTCGATCGGGCGGCCGCTGCCCGGGGTGGAGCTGTCCCTGCGTACGCGCAATGGTCTTGAATTGTGGCGGGACGGCACGGTGTCGCCGGAGGAAGATCTCGCCGAGCTCGACCTCGCGCCGGCCGTGTCGGCCGGAACCGACCCGGGGGAGATCGTCGTCCGCGGCCCCAACCTGTTCGCCGGGTACTGGCCGGACGCCGCCGGCGGGCCGGACCCGGACGGCTGGTGGCCGACCGGGGACATCGCCTACGCGGACGCCGACGGCGACCTCATCCTGGTCGACCGGATCGGCGAGCTGATCCTGGTCAACGGCTTCAACGTCTATCCTGCGGAGATCGAACGGGTGCTCGACGCGCATCCGCGGGTGGTCGAGTCCGCGGTGGTGGCGCGGCCGGACCGGCAGGCCGGGCAGCGGCCGCACGCGTACGTCGTGGTCGAGGGCGACCCGGCGCCGTCGGTGACCGAGCTGCAGGTGCACTGCGCCGCGCGGCTGGCCCGGTTCAAGCTGCCGAGCATCGAGCTGGTCGCCTCGTTGCCCCGATCGCCCAGCGGCAAAGTGCGGAAGAGGGAGCTGTCATGA
- the hemC gene encoding hydroxymethylbilane synthase translates to MKALRLGTRGSTLALTQSQLVADQLTAATGRPVELVRIVTRGDTSSAPVAQLGVGVFVSALRDALLADEIDFAVHSYKDLPTAEHPRLDIAAVPRREDPRDALVARDGRTLADLAPGSVIGTGAVRRIAQLRALGLELQVTPIRGNIDTRIARVLGPEADLDAVVLAHAGVARIGRTAEITETLDPMLMLPAPAQGALAVECRSADGDLVELLAALDHAPTRAAVMAERSLLATLEAGCAAPVAAYARLVRGGNPSSVPGDGHGEEMIHLRGAVFSPDGVRAIRLSRTGTPASAAEIGKALAAELLDAGADTLMGSTE, encoded by the coding sequence ATCAAGGCGCTGCGCCTCGGGACCCGGGGGAGCACGCTGGCGCTCACCCAGTCGCAGCTGGTCGCCGACCAGCTGACCGCGGCCACCGGCCGTCCGGTCGAGCTGGTCCGGATCGTCACCCGCGGCGACACGTCGTCCGCGCCGGTCGCCCAGCTCGGTGTCGGCGTGTTCGTCTCCGCGCTGCGGGACGCGCTGCTGGCCGACGAGATCGACTTCGCCGTGCACTCGTACAAGGACCTGCCCACCGCCGAGCACCCGCGTCTGGACATCGCCGCCGTCCCGCGCCGGGAGGACCCGCGGGACGCTCTGGTGGCCCGGGACGGGCGGACTCTCGCCGACCTGGCGCCCGGTTCGGTGATCGGCACCGGCGCGGTCCGGCGGATCGCGCAGCTGCGCGCCCTCGGGCTGGAGTTGCAGGTCACGCCGATTCGAGGCAACATCGATACGCGTATCGCGCGAGTTCTCGGCCCGGAGGCCGACCTCGACGCGGTCGTTCTCGCGCACGCCGGGGTGGCCCGTATCGGCCGCACCGCGGAGATCACCGAGACGCTGGACCCGATGCTCATGCTGCCCGCCCCCGCACAGGGGGCGCTGGCGGTCGAGTGCCGGTCCGCCGACGGCGATCTGGTCGAGCTGCTGGCCGCGCTCGACCACGCACCGACCCGGGCCGCCGTCATGGCGGAACGGTCGTTGCTGGCCACGCTGGAGGCCGGGTGTGCCGCCCCGGTCGCCGCTTATGCCCGACTCGTCCGGGGTGGCAACCCCAGCTCTGTCCCCGGGGACGGGCACGGCGAGGAGATGATTCACCTGCGCGGTGCGGTGTTCAGCCCGGATGGGGTTCGAGCCATCCGGCTGTCGCGCACCGGAACGCCCGCCAGCGCGGCGGAGATCGGCAAGGCACTCGCCGCCGAACTCCTCGACGCCGGCGCCGATACCCTGATGGGGAGCACAGAATGA
- a CDS encoding DUF5667 domain-containing protein, with amino-acid sequence MKFPFPSSRSAERFAEQIDDDPSGAGRRHIRGHADDELTELVALSHRLSATRPAGQVDPEFRVGLRAMLVATAERDGIGRTAVEAEPEPPATLPERRAVFARRFRTRGAIVLGVAAGAMAVSGISAASESATPGSALYGVKRSTERAQLAIAGSDASRGQLSLDFARNRLQEATAMGGNADGFRAVLEDMDADTRKGVKLITTAAVSRKDATQLNALDTFVTEQRATFAPALPNLSTVNRERALTSLGLLEDVTHRTETLRTGLDCEKLVPAGTDQLGPKLRGCGDEPTDKTPPTGTHGSGNDKSTTKPNNTGTTPTKPAQTDPSAAPGTTSGVNGQRTKSAQVTTAPAGTLTTSPTPAATLPGDGVESDDDGVLGGLLGNLFILRF; translated from the coding sequence GTGAAGTTCCCTTTTCCGAGCTCCCGGAGCGCCGAGCGCTTCGCGGAGCAGATCGACGACGATCCCAGTGGGGCCGGACGGCGCCACATCCGTGGCCACGCCGATGACGAGCTGACCGAACTGGTGGCGCTCAGCCACCGCCTGTCCGCCACCCGGCCGGCCGGGCAGGTCGATCCCGAATTCCGCGTCGGCCTGCGGGCCATGCTGGTCGCCACCGCCGAACGGGACGGCATCGGCCGGACCGCCGTCGAGGCCGAGCCCGAGCCGCCGGCCACGCTGCCGGAACGCCGGGCCGTCTTCGCCCGCCGGTTCCGCACCCGGGGCGCGATCGTGCTCGGCGTCGCCGCCGGTGCGATGGCCGTCTCCGGGATCTCCGCGGCGAGCGAGAGCGCGACGCCGGGCTCCGCACTGTACGGCGTGAAGCGCTCCACCGAGCGCGCCCAGCTGGCCATCGCCGGCTCGGACGCCAGCCGCGGGCAGCTGTCCCTGGACTTCGCCCGCAACCGGCTGCAGGAGGCGACCGCGATGGGCGGGAACGCCGACGGCTTCCGCGCGGTGCTGGAGGACATGGACGCGGACACCCGCAAGGGCGTCAAGCTGATCACCACCGCGGCGGTGTCCCGGAAGGACGCCACCCAGCTGAACGCCCTGGACACGTTCGTCACCGAGCAGCGCGCGACGTTCGCGCCGGCGCTGCCGAACCTCTCCACGGTCAACCGGGAACGGGCGCTGACCTCGCTCGGCCTGCTGGAGGACGTGACGCACCGGACCGAGACGCTGCGCACCGGACTGGACTGCGAGAAGCTCGTCCCGGCCGGCACCGACCAGCTCGGCCCGAAGCTGCGCGGCTGCGGCGACGAGCCGACCGACAAGACCCCGCCGACCGGTACGCACGGCAGCGGCAACGACAAGTCGACGACCAAGCCGAACAACACCGGCACCACGCCGACCAAGCCGGCCCAGACCGACCCTTCGGCCGCCCCGGGAACCACCTCCGGCGTCAACGGCCAGCGAACCAAGTCGGCCCAGGTCACCACCGCCCCGGCCGGCACCCTCACCACCAGCCCGACCCCGGCGGCAACCCTGCCCGGCGACGGCGTCGAGTCCGACGACGACGGCGTCCTCGGCGGCCTCTTGGGCAACCTGTTCATCCTCCGGTTCTGA
- a CDS encoding uroporphyrinogen-III synthase, with translation MTTRTARKPAGRIAFIGAGPGDPELLTRRAYAALTEADQVVYDRGVPDSLLSAVRADAKADAQFSPAEGAPGDVAKVLLSAAKSGLSAVHLVAGDPFGHESVVKEVQAVARTAVHFEVIPGIGQAEGVAAYAGVPLPGVRIAADVDDVTTLDFDALAGAAQKGSFAVAVDAGDLAAVRDGLLAAGVEPGVPVGVTGDGTGETQYTTTSTVDSFVAAALGFTGRVVLTVGAEVGERDALSWWENRPLYGWKVLVPRTKEQAGAMSARLRAYGAIPCEVPTIAVEPPRTPAQMERAVKGLVDGRYAWVVFTSVNAVRAVWEKFAEHGLDARHFGGVKIACIGEATAEAVRAFGIQPEMIPAGEQSSEGLLAEFSPHDEILDPVGRVLLPRADIATETLAAGLIERGWEVDDVTAYRTVRAAPPPAEIRDAIKSGGFDAVLFTSSSTVRNLVGIAGKPHARTVVAVIGPKTAETAIEFGLRVDSQPQNASVPDLVEALAEYALELREKLAAMPAKQRRGSKVQGPTALRFR, from the coding sequence ATGACCACCCGCACCGCCCGTAAGCCAGCCGGACGCATCGCGTTCATCGGCGCCGGACCCGGCGACCCGGAGCTGCTGACCCGCCGCGCGTATGCCGCGCTGACCGAGGCCGACCAGGTGGTCTACGACCGGGGCGTGCCCGACTCGCTGCTGTCCGCGGTCCGCGCCGACGCCAAGGCGGACGCCCAGTTCAGCCCGGCCGAAGGCGCCCCCGGTGACGTGGCCAAGGTGCTGCTCTCCGCGGCCAAGTCCGGCCTGTCCGCCGTGCACCTGGTGGCCGGCGACCCGTTCGGCCACGAGTCCGTGGTCAAGGAGGTGCAGGCGGTCGCGCGTACCGCCGTGCACTTCGAGGTGATCCCGGGCATCGGCCAGGCCGAGGGCGTCGCCGCCTACGCCGGGGTGCCGCTGCCCGGCGTCCGGATCGCCGCCGACGTCGACGACGTCACCACGCTCGACTTCGACGCGCTGGCCGGCGCGGCCCAGAAGGGCTCGTTCGCCGTCGCGGTGGACGCCGGTGACCTGGCCGCGGTCCGCGACGGGCTGCTCGCCGCCGGCGTCGAGCCGGGTGTCCCGGTCGGCGTGACCGGCGACGGCACCGGCGAGACGCAGTACACCACCACCTCGACGGTGGACAGCTTCGTCGCCGCCGCGCTCGGCTTCACCGGCCGGGTCGTGCTGACCGTCGGCGCCGAGGTCGGCGAGCGGGACGCGCTCAGCTGGTGGGAGAACCGCCCGCTGTACGGCTGGAAGGTCCTGGTCCCGCGGACCAAGGAGCAGGCCGGGGCGATGAGCGCGCGCCTGCGGGCGTACGGCGCCATCCCGTGCGAGGTGCCGACCATCGCGGTCGAGCCGCCGCGCACCCCGGCGCAGATGGAGCGCGCGGTCAAGGGCCTGGTCGACGGCCGGTACGCCTGGGTCGTCTTCACCTCGGTGAACGCGGTCCGCGCGGTCTGGGAGAAGTTCGCCGAGCACGGCCTGGACGCCCGCCACTTCGGCGGCGTGAAGATCGCCTGCATCGGTGAGGCCACCGCCGAGGCGGTCCGCGCGTTCGGCATCCAGCCCGAGATGATCCCGGCCGGCGAGCAGTCCAGCGAGGGCCTGCTGGCCGAGTTCTCGCCGCACGACGAGATCCTCGACCCGGTCGGCCGGGTGCTGCTGCCGCGCGCCGACATCGCCACCGAGACCCTCGCGGCCGGCCTGATCGAGCGGGGCTGGGAGGTGGACGACGTGACCGCGTACCGGACGGTGCGGGCCGCGCCGCCGCCGGCCGAGATCCGCGACGCGATCAAGTCGGGTGGCTTCGACGCGGTGCTCTTCACCTCGTCCTCGACCGTTCGCAACCTGGTCGGCATCGCCGGCAAGCCGCACGCCCGTACGGTCGTCGCGGTGATCGGCCCGAAGACCGCGGAGACCGCGATCGAGTTCGGCCTGCGGGTGGACAGCCAGCCGCAGAACGCCTCGGTGCCGGACCTGGTCGAGGCCCTCGCCGAGTACGCCCTGGAACTGCGCGAGAAGCTGGCGGCGATGCCCGCCAAGCAGCGTCGCGGCTCCAAGGTGCAGGGGCCGACGGCGCTCCGCTTCCGCTGA
- a CDS encoding redox-sensing transcriptional repressor Rex: protein MSQQRHGSTPGEAGGVPAFPDLPEATIARLPEYLRALHHLAEAGAETVSSEGLAAAAGVNSAKLRKDLSHLGSYGTRGVGYDVTLLVDQVEYILGLNTNRAVCLVGVGNLGHALAGYAGFASRGFRVVALFDADRKKVGEVINGMAVRHIGDLERVAAEESIAIGVIATPPTAAQAVADLLVASGVTSILNFAPCVLSVPPNVDVRKVDLAIELQILSFHEHRKASLTALPGGVSDTAGDQEAVGS from the coding sequence ATGAGTCAGCAGCGTCACGGAAGCACGCCCGGCGAGGCCGGTGGCGTCCCGGCCTTCCCGGACCTCCCGGAGGCGACTATCGCGCGGCTGCCCGAATACCTTCGGGCTCTGCATCATCTGGCCGAGGCCGGTGCGGAAACGGTATCCAGCGAGGGTCTGGCCGCCGCAGCCGGGGTCAACTCCGCGAAACTTCGCAAGGATCTCTCGCACCTGGGGTCGTACGGCACCCGCGGCGTCGGCTACGACGTCACCCTGCTGGTCGACCAGGTCGAGTACATCCTGGGCCTGAACACGAACCGGGCGGTCTGCCTGGTCGGCGTCGGCAACCTCGGGCACGCGCTGGCCGGTTACGCCGGGTTCGCCAGTCGCGGCTTCCGGGTCGTCGCGCTCTTCGACGCCGACCGCAAGAAGGTCGGCGAAGTGATAAACGGCATGGCCGTACGTCATATCGGCGACCTGGAACGGGTGGCCGCCGAGGAGTCGATCGCGATCGGCGTCATCGCGACCCCACCCACCGCGGCCCAGGCCGTGGCCGACCTGCTGGTCGCCTCCGGTGTGACAAGCATCCTGAACTTCGCGCCATGCGTGCTGTCGGTTCCGCCGAACGTCGATGTGCGCAAGGTGGATCTCGCCATCGAGTTGCAGATCCTCTCTTTCCATGAACACCGCAAGGCGTCCCTGACCGCCCTTCCCGGCGGAGTCAGCGACACCGCGGGTGACCAGGAGGCAGTCGGGTCGTGA
- a CDS encoding glutaredoxin family protein, which yields MSRVTLISRDGCHLCEVAEQALERIAPGDWTRVDVDSSVELQRDYDDRVPVILLDGKEHGYWRVEEARLIRDLARQPGEPHL from the coding sequence ATGAGTCGCGTTACCTTGATCAGCCGGGATGGCTGCCATCTGTGCGAGGTGGCCGAGCAGGCGCTGGAGCGGATCGCGCCCGGCGACTGGACCCGGGTGGACGTGGACTCCTCGGTCGAGTTGCAGCGCGACTACGACGATCGGGTGCCGGTGATCCTGCTGGACGGCAAGGAGCACGGGTACTGGCGGGTCGAAGAGGCTCGGCTGATCCGGGATTTGGCTCGACAGCCGGGCGAGCCGCACCTGTAA
- a CDS encoding ECF subfamily RNA polymerase sigma factor, BldN family, protein MITNAIRGDGPRRTGNRRPINNSPSVPAPNTSGKFGGNRLGSPRPPSQPTAGQRSNLPESEAPGTDHTVVLPAQSKTGPPTETEPPKHPARPDRGDPAAAVWALVERAQAGETEAFGLIYDRYVDTVFRFVYFRVGNRQLAEDLTSDTFLRALKRIGSFTWQGRDLGAWLVTIARNLVADHFKSGRYRLEVTTGDVLDADREDRGPEGSPESAVVDHITNVALLTAVKQLNPEQQECIVLRFLQGFSVAETAQTMGKNEGAIKALQYRAVRALNRLLPEGFQS, encoded by the coding sequence ATGATCACCAACGCGATCCGCGGCGACGGCCCGCGACGCACCGGTAATCGACGCCCGATCAACAACTCGCCGTCCGTACCGGCGCCGAACACCAGCGGCAAGTTCGGTGGGAACCGGCTCGGCTCGCCGCGGCCGCCGTCCCAGCCGACGGCCGGGCAGCGCTCGAACCTGCCGGAGAGCGAGGCGCCGGGCACCGACCACACGGTCGTACTGCCCGCGCAGAGCAAGACCGGTCCGCCGACCGAGACCGAGCCGCCCAAGCACCCCGCGCGGCCGGACCGGGGCGACCCGGCCGCCGCGGTGTGGGCGCTGGTCGAGCGGGCCCAGGCCGGCGAGACCGAGGCGTTCGGCCTGATCTACGACCGGTACGTGGACACCGTGTTCCGGTTCGTCTACTTCCGGGTCGGCAACCGGCAGCTCGCCGAGGACCTCACCTCGGACACCTTCCTGCGCGCCCTCAAGCGAATCGGCAGCTTCACCTGGCAGGGCCGTGACCTGGGCGCCTGGCTCGTCACCATCGCCCGGAACCTGGTCGCCGACCACTTCAAGTCGGGCCGGTACCGCCTCGAGGTGACCACCGGCGACGTGCTCGACGCCGACCGTGAGGACCGGGGTCCGGAGGGTAGCCCGGAGTCCGCGGTGGTCGACCACATCACCAACGTCGCCCTGCTCACCGCGGTCAAGCAGCTCAACCCGGAGCAGCAGGAGTGCATCGTGCTGCGCTTCCTGCAGGGCTTCTCGGTGGCCGAGACCGCGCAGACGATGGGCAAGAACGAGGGCGCCATCAAGGCACTGCAGTACCGCGCGGTGCGAGCGCTCAACCGACTGCTGCCGGAAGGGTTCCAGTCTTGA
- a CDS encoding glutamyl-tRNA reductase, with protein MNLLSIGASYRTADVAVLERLTIPETEVPAILQKLVAQPYVSEAVVVSTCNRVEVYAAVSGFHGGLGDICNVFAQHSGIPANELAGHLYVHYGEAAVRHSFQVSSGLDSMVIGEAQILGQLRNAYHSATESDTLGRLLHELMQQALRVGKRAHAETGIDKAGQSVVTAALDVAAEHLGGDLTGRSALVIGAGAMGALSIATLTRTGVGPLRITNRSADRAERLAEAYGATAVPIQDLERALSEVDIVVSATASTQPVLTRDRLRTALAARTSPNPLVVLDLAVPRDVAPDAAGLPGLIVVDIDGLAAGRRSAPAVAETAAVEQIVAGEVENFLGWMRGAEIAPTVAALRTRAEDVVSAEMRKLLSRRPEFTEEQRADVSRTLHRVVQQILHSPTVRVRQLAAEPGGDQYAALLRELFDLDVPSAIHADAVPEIGGKA; from the coding sequence GTGAATCTCCTCAGCATCGGTGCGTCCTACCGCACCGCCGACGTCGCCGTCCTGGAACGGCTCACCATCCCGGAGACCGAGGTCCCGGCGATCCTGCAGAAACTCGTCGCTCAGCCGTACGTGAGCGAGGCCGTGGTCGTCTCCACGTGCAACCGGGTCGAGGTGTACGCCGCGGTCAGCGGCTTCCACGGCGGCCTCGGTGACATCTGCAACGTGTTCGCCCAGCACTCCGGGATCCCGGCCAACGAGCTGGCCGGCCACCTCTACGTGCACTACGGCGAGGCCGCGGTCCGGCACTCGTTCCAGGTCTCGTCCGGCCTCGACTCGATGGTCATCGGTGAGGCGCAGATCCTGGGGCAGCTCCGGAACGCGTACCACTCGGCCACCGAGTCCGACACCCTCGGCCGGCTGCTGCACGAGCTGATGCAGCAGGCGCTGCGGGTCGGCAAGCGCGCGCACGCCGAGACCGGCATCGACAAGGCCGGTCAGAGCGTCGTCACCGCCGCCCTCGACGTCGCCGCCGAGCACCTCGGTGGCGACCTGACCGGGCGATCCGCGCTGGTCATCGGGGCCGGAGCGATGGGCGCGCTGTCCATCGCCACGCTCACCCGGACCGGCGTCGGCCCGCTGCGGATCACCAACCGCAGCGCCGACCGCGCGGAGCGGCTGGCCGAGGCGTACGGCGCGACCGCGGTCCCGATCCAGGACCTGGAACGTGCGCTCAGCGAGGTGGACATCGTGGTCAGCGCGACCGCGTCCACCCAGCCGGTGCTGACCCGGGACCGGCTGCGCACCGCGCTGGCGGCGCGTACCTCGCCGAACCCGCTGGTCGTGCTCGACCTCGCGGTGCCGCGCGACGTCGCCCCGGACGCGGCCGGCCTGCCCGGCCTGATCGTGGTCGACATCGACGGGCTGGCCGCCGGTCGCCGGTCCGCGCCGGCCGTCGCGGAGACCGCCGCGGTCGAGCAGATCGTCGCCGGCGAGGTGGAGAACTTCCTCGGCTGGATGCGCGGGGCCGAGATCGCGCCGACCGTGGCCGCCCTGCGGACCCGCGCCGAGGACGTCGTCTCGGCCGAGATGCGCAAGCTCCTGAGCCGGCGGCCGGAATTCACCGAGGAGCAACGGGCCGACGTTTCCCGTACCCTGCACCGGGTCGTCCAGCAGATCCTGCACTCGCCGACCGTGCGGGTGCGGCAGCTGGCCGCCGAGCCGGGTGGCGATCAGTACGCCGCGCTGCTCCGCGAGCTGTTCGACCTGGACGTCCCCTCAGCCATTCACGCCGACGCGGTACCCGAGATCGGAGGTAAAGCGTGA